CTCGGGATGTAGCCCATTCGGCAGATTTCGTAGATCACCTCGTCCAGGCTCCGGTGGTCGCCCAGAGAAAACTGGGATCCGGCGGGGACAGCATCCCCTTCAGCCTTTCGGTAAGCCCCAGGGGCTGTGCGTGAACCTGCGGAGATCTGAGACACACCGAGCGAGAAGAGCTCGTTTCGCAGTTCCGCCCGCTCTCGCGTGGTGAGAATGATTCCGGTATAGGGAACGGCAAGGCGCAGCACGGCGACAAGCTTCTTGAAGTCGAGATCCGAGACCGGATAGGGCACATGTTCGGCGAGCGGGGCATTCTCAGCCGGTTCGATGCGGGGAACGGAGATCGTATGGGGGCCTACGCCGTATTCTCGTTCCAGATACTGCGCGTGCATCAGGGTGGCCAAAACCTCGTAGCGATAGTCGTAAAGGCCGTACAACACCCCCAGGCCCACGTCGTCGATTCCCGCCTCCTGGGCACGATTCATTGCGGTGAGATGCCAGGCGAAATCCCGCTTGGGGCCCGAGGGGTGGACACGCTCGTACGTCCCACGATGGTAGGTCTCCTGGAACAGCTGGTAGGTCCCAATGCCGGAGGCTTTCAGCCGACGGAAGTCCTCAAGGCTCATGGCCGCCGCGTTCACGTTGAGGCGCCGGATCTCGCCCCTGCCGTTGCGTGTGCTGTAAACCGTCGCGATGGCCTGCTCGAGGTAGTCGATCCCCGTCTTGCGCGGGTGCTCCGAGCTGACCAGCAGGAGCCGCTTGTGCCCCTTGGACTCCAGGATGGATACTTCCTCTCGGATTTCTTCGAGGCTGAGCGTGCGCCGCGGCAGGGAGCGGTTGTCCCTGCGGAAGGCGCAGTACAGGCAATTGTTCACGCACTCGTTGGAGACGTACAACGGGGCAAACAGCACGAGCCTTCGCCCGTAAATCGCCTCCTTGACCTCGCGCGCCTTCGCGAAAATCTTCTCCAGATCGTCCGGCTCGCTAACGTTAAGCAGGCTGGCGGTGTCCTCAAGGGACAGCCCCTTGAGCTCCCCAGCTTTGGCCAGGATCTCATCGACTCTGGATGACTCGGGCACGCGCGTTGAGTCGAGGATCGCGTGGATCCGCGCCTCGTCGATGATCCGCTCGGCCTCTTTTTCCCAATCCCTTTCCATCGCAAATCTCCGGGGAGGCCAATCCGCCTGGGCGGCTCCGCCCCCTGCCCAGCAACCCGTTCGTACCGCCCGGGCGGGGTCGCTCGCCCTGGCTTGCCGGGCTGCGCAGGCCTTCACACTGCCTCCGTCGCGTACAGGGGTTTGGGCGTGTAGTGTGTGTGCAGTAGCTCGTGCGCCCTATGGCTATTGGGTCTACCGAGGAATTCTCGGTAGAGTTCCTGGACAACCGGGTTCTCGTGCGACTTGCGCAGCGGCAGGCGGCGATCCGCTTCGTAGATCGCCTGGGCTCGTTTTTGACGGATCTCGGGCGTTGTCGGGTACGGTTGACCGCCACCGCTCAGGCACCCCCCAGGGCACGCCATGATCTCGATGAAGTGATAGTTGGCTTCCCCTGCCACAATCTTGTCCATAAGGCGCCGTGCGTTTGCCAGCCCATGGGCTACGGCGGCACGCACCTGCACCCCGTCCAGGGAAATCTCCGCTTCCCGAATGCCCTCCATGCCCCGCACCGGGGAGATCTCGAGCTGCTCCAGTTTCTTCCCGGAGACCACCTCGTAGACGGTCCGGAGCGCAGCCTCCATGACCCCGCCCGTCACACCAAAGATCACCCCAGCGCCGGTGGAGATCCCCAGCGGCAAATCGAAATCCTCGGGCTCCAGTTTCGAAAGATCAATGCCTGCCTCTTTCATCATGCGCGCAGCTTCGCGGGTGGTGAGCACAGCGTCCACGTCCTGGAAGCCGCTATCCCGCATCTCGGGACGGGCGGCCTCGGCTTTCTTCGCCGTACACGGCATCACGGAGACCACGAAGATCTTGCTGGGGTCAATCCCTGCTTTCTGGGCGTAGTAGGTTTTCGCGAGGGCTCCGAACATCTGCTGGGGCGACTTGCAGGTGGAGAGATGGGGAAGCAGGCTGGGATAGAAGTGCTCGATGAAATTGATCCATCCTGGGCTGCAGGAGGTGAGCATGGGCAGGACGCCTCCATTCTGCAAGCGGTCGATTAGCTCGTGCCCCTCCTCCATGATGGTGAGATCTGCCGTGAAGTCGGTATCGAACACTTTGTCGAAACCCAGGCGCCGGAGTGCAGCGACCATCTGCCCTGTGACCAGCGAGCCGGGGGGCAGTCCGAACTCCTCGCCAATGGCGGCGCGGACCGCCGGCGCCGTCTGGACCACAACGTGCATTTCCGGATCTTCCAGGGCCCGCCAAACACGCTCCACGTGACTGATTTCGAACAGCGCGCCCACAGGGCAGCGATCGATGCATTGCCCGCAGAACACGCAGCCGACCTCCGGGAGGCTCCGGCTGAAGGGGGTGTCGATCCACGCGTCGTAGCCCCGACCTTGTACCGCGATCGCCCCTACCGATTGGATCAGCTCGCAAACCTGCACGCAACGCCGGCAGAGAACACATTTGGATGGATCTCTCCCCACGGCGCCCGACGACAGGTCCGGGTTCCCCGGGCGTTGACGATAGGCAAAGGGGATCTCTCCGCACTGCAAGCGCGCCGCCAGAGCCTGCAGCTCGCAGGTCCCATTTCGAACGCACTCGTTGCATTTTTGCGGGTGCCGCGAGAGAATGAGCTCCAGCGCCACCTGCCGCGCCTCCCGCACCGCCGGGGTAAACGTCCGGATGCGCATGCCGTCACGAACGGTCGTGTTGCAGGCCGTCTTGAGCAGCGGTTCGCCCTCAATCTCCACCGCGCAGATCCGGCACGCACCGATGGCCGGCAGATCTGGGTGGTAGCACAGCGTCGGGACTTCAACCCGCGCCAGACGAGCCGCCTCAAGAACCGTAGCGTTGTCCGGAACCTGAACCTCAGTGCCGTTGATGATGACCGTTGCCATGTTCTCCCCTTGCGTACTGTTGATCCCGTCCGTCAAAACAGATTGTAGGTCAGGCCGATGGCCAGCTGTTGTTTGACCTGCGTGCGCAACGTGACGTCCTTGTCGTAGAGCACGTTTACCGTCAGGTTTACAGCCACGTATTTGGCCACCTGCGCGGTCACGACGTTGTCCCACTGCACATCGACGACGTCGATGTGGGCGAAATTGGAGAAAAGGCGCAACCGGCCGTCGTAGACGAGGGTCTTCCCCAGCTTCGCCCGCCAGCTTGATGTGGACTGCACACCCGCCTCTATCTTGTACCGCTCCACCTCCGGCGTCTTGGGATTGTCCGCGTACATCGGGTAGCGCCGGGTGAAGGTCTCCTGCAACCCAATTCCTACCCGGCTACGAAACCCCGCCCTTGTCGTCAGATTGATGCCCGCCGTCTGGCTCAGATAGAGCGGATCTCGGAAGGCGGATCGACGTTCCGGGGGTTTCTTCCGATAATCGTAGCCGGTTGCAAATTGGGTGCGCAGCCCCGCTCCGAGGAACGGGTTGATCGCCTCGCCCAGCCGGTAGCTTAGCGCCGTGTCCACATCGATTTGGTCTGTGCTGTTGCGCAGCTCGCCGTTGCCGAACTGGGTCTGGCCGAAGGCGAACTTCCCGGTAAGCTGCCATTGTACTCTTTCCCCCTTCCGCTCAAAGTCCGAATTGAGCTGGGCTACGTAGGAGAGGGCGTCCTCCCCTCCCGCCGCCCAGTCCTTGTACTGGAGCTGCGTAATGTTCAGGGCGGCCACCACGGACTTTTTCACGGAAGGCGCCTGGGCCTTTTCGGTCTCTGCGACGCCGTCGGCGGTCGCCAGCGCAAGTGTACTCAGGATCGCACACAACGAGAGATTCACCTTCCGCGTCATCCTCCTTCCCCGCGACTCGAAGGGGCCACCTCATGGTTCGGTAGTCGGCGGCTGTCGCACCGTTCGTCCCGAGGGGCGCAAAGCGGTCCGTCAGGCCGCTACCTCCGCCCTCATTCGGCACACACCAGCGCGACAGGTGTGAGACTCAGCGTGCTCCCGGAAAATCTCCTCAAACCGCTGGAGGGCGCCAAGGATGGGGGTCGGCGCCGCCTGCCCGAGGCCACAGAAGGCCGCCCTCTTCATGTTCACGGAGAGGCGACGGATTAGGTCAATGTCTCTCGGGTCGCCTTGGCCTGAGGTTAGCCGGTGAAGGATCTCCAGGAGCCGGCCGGTTCCCTCGCGGCAGAGCGTGCACTTGCCGCAGGATTCGTGGTTGAAGAACTCCACGAAGTTCTGGACGAGATCGACCACGCAGTTGCTGTCGTCGACCACGAGAAGGGCTCCGGATCCCAGCCCTGAACCGACCTGGCGCAACGTGTCGTAGGCCATGGGTACGTCGAGCTCGCCTGCGGCAAGAATCCCGCCTGTGGTGCCTCCTGTCTGGGCGAACAGGAATCCCCGGCCCCTCGGTATCCCGTGCCCGATGTCAAAGATCACCTCCCGCAGGGTGATTCCCATGGGCACTTCAATGAGTCCGGGCGAGACGATATTGCCCACCAGTGTGAAGACTTTGGTGCCTGGACACGTAGGCGTGCCGAACTGCCGATACCACGAAGCCCCATTCTTTACGATGAGCGGGATATTGGCAAGCGTCTCGACGTTGTTGACTACGGTCGGCATTCCCCATAGCCCGGCTTGCGGCGGGAACGGAGGTTTGTTGCGGGGTTCCCCCCGCTTTCCTTCCATGGACTCGAGCAGGGCGGTCTCCTCCCCGCAGATATAGGCCCCTGCTCCCTCGCGCACCTCGACGTCGAAGTCGAAACCCGAGCCCAGGATGTTCCGGCCCAAGAGCCCCTTGCTGCGCGCCTGATCAATGGCCTTGCGCATCCGGGCAATGGACATCCGGTACTCACCACGGATGTAGACGTAGCCTTTCGTGGCCCCCACCGCGTAGCCTGCCAGGAGCATCCCTTCCAGCACGCTGTGAGGATCGCCTTCCAGGATGAGGCGATCTTTGAACGTCCCGGGCTCGCCCTCATCCGCGTTGCAGACGATGTACTTCTGGGGGGCCTTTTCCCGCGCCGCGAACGACCACTTCACACCGGTCGGGAAACCGGCACCGCCCCGACCCTGGATGCCGGAGGCCTTCACCGTCTCAAGCACCTGCTCGGGGCTCAGGGATGTGAGGGCGCGGGCCGCCGCCTCGTAGCCTTCGTGGGCGATGTAATCCTCGATGCTTTCCGGGTCGATCAGGCCAACGTTCCGCAGGACAAGGCGCACCTGTTTCTCGACGCGACGGGCGCGGGTGTCGAAGGGACCGATCCTCACGTCGCGCACCACGAGGCCTTCGACCACGCGATTCTCCTGGAGGTGCTCCCGAACGATCTGCGGGATGTTGTCGACCGTAACGTCTCCGTAGACGACCCCATCGGGGTACACGATCAGAAGCACCCCATGTTCGTGGTGGCCCACGGTCCCCGTTTCCACCACACGAACCGTGTCGGTCAGATTGGAGAGCGCCAAGGCTTTGTCCAGAGCCGCCTTTACTCGTTCCGCGCCCTTGGAGAGGGTGTAGGGATCGATCGGGATGAGAAGATGCCTCTTAGGACCACGCATGCTCATTCCTTTCCCTTGTCCTGTAATCTTCGAGAATCGCCATTGCCTTCTGGGGGGTAAGGTTGCCGTAGACGTCGTCTCCCACCATCATCGCGGGGGCAACTGCGCAGAGTCCCAGGCAGCTTGTCAGCTCCAGGGTGAACAGGCCGTCCGGGGTTGTCTCGCCCGGCTGTACCCCGAGGTACTCCACGATAGCCTCCAGGACACGCCGGGCGCCGCGCACGTGGCAGGGCGCGTTCTTGCAGAAGAAGATCCGGTATCGACCCTTGGGACGCGTGGTGAGAAGCGTGTAGAAGGTGGCCACCCCGTAGATCTTGCTCAGCGGCAGCCCCGTCTCGGCAGCCACCTTGGTCAATACCTCCTGGCTCAAACAACCGTGGGTTTCCTGCATCCTCTTCAGAAGCTCAATCAGCGAAGCCCGGGGCTCCGCTCCGGACCCCTGTATTGCGTCCTCGGAAACCGCCATGCGTTCCTCCCGACGTATTCCATACCCGCGCGATCTTCTTCCCGAGGCGGTCCATGCCGCCTCACCCGAAACATGGGCGCACGATTACCCAAGCTGTGCAGGGGAAGTTGTTGCAAACCCCCGTGTGGGTGATCTCCGGGAGGGATCGGCCCACACGTCCCATGCAGAGCCGACGTCCCCCGCAACGCAGCTTAACACCAACTACCTACGATGAAAGGCCTACGCCGCGACGGCCGCTTCCCCCATCATCAACAAGTGCTGGGCGACGACCCTGCCCTTCACGAGGTGGTCCACGACGATCCGCTCTGCGGTTTCGGCGTCGACCCGGGCGTAGACCACGCGCTGCCCCTCGGTCTCCACCGTCACGAGGGGCTCTTCCGAGCAGAGGCCCTGGCATCCGGTGGGGAAAAGAACCACGTCCTCCACCCCCTCCCTCTCGATGGCCCGCAGCAGGGCGGCAAACGTCTCGCGCGCCCCCGCGGCCAGGCCACAGGACCCCATCCCGATGGTGATCTTCACACGCTTGCTGGCATCCTGCGCGGATCGGTCCTTCCGCACAGCTTCGCGAAGTTCTCTAAACTTCGATGTTTCCTTCATTGGACTTCACCTCCGTGTGTTCCGGCGTGTCCACGACGCACTGTGGATCCGTGATGATGTCTTAGGTATCGGCCTGCTTCCGTTCATCCTGAGATAGGGTCTTTTCGGACAGGGCGATCTCTCCCCGTGGGCGAGGATGCCCCTCAGCCCTTCCGGCCGAAGTGCGTGATCAAGGACTCGATAATCACCGACATGTTCAATCGCGCCGATCCTTCGACCAGAACCGTGTCGCCCTCGTGTACAAGATGGCGCAAGAGCTCCGTGGCCTCCTCGAGGGACTGCAGCCACAGAACGGCTTTCTGCGGGGACGCCCCGGAGGTGGCTCCCTCTGCGATCGGCCTTGCCCCCTCTCCCACGCACACGATAACGTCGATGGGCATCTTTGACAGATACTGCCCGGCGGCGCGGTGTCGCTCCTCGACATTCTCTCCCAAGTCGCCCATCTCCCCTAATACCATCACCAGCCGCCGGGAATAAGGGGCGAAGTTCACCAGAGTGGCCGAAGTCTTGATGAGGGACTGGGGATTGGCGTCGTATGTATCGTCGATCACCCTCACCTTG
The window above is part of the candidate division KSB1 bacterium genome. Proteins encoded here:
- the hydG gene encoding [FeFe] hydrogenase H-cluster radical SAM maturase HydG, which translates into the protein MERDWEKEAERIIDEARIHAILDSTRVPESSRVDEILAKAGELKGLSLEDTASLLNVSEPDDLEKIFAKAREVKEAIYGRRLVLFAPLYVSNECVNNCLYCAFRRDNRSLPRRTLSLEEIREEVSILESKGHKRLLLVSSEHPRKTGIDYLEQAIATVYSTRNGRGEIRRLNVNAAAMSLEDFRRLKASGIGTYQLFQETYHRGTYERVHPSGPKRDFAWHLTAMNRAQEAGIDDVGLGVLYGLYDYRYEVLATLMHAQYLEREYGVGPHTISVPRIEPAENAPLAEHVPYPVSDLDFKKLVAVLRLAVPYTGIILTTRERAELRNELFSLGVSQISAGSRTAPGAYRKAEGDAVPAGSQFSLGDHRSLDEVIYEICRMGYIPSFCTACYRLGRTGQDFMDLAKPGLIQQFCAPNAILTFAEYLEDYASERTREVGWRAIRQQLDSLPNSKLRARTEEYLQRIRMGERDLFV
- a CDS encoding NADH-dependent [FeFe] hydrogenase, group A6, coding for MATVIINGTEVQVPDNATVLEAARLARVEVPTLCYHPDLPAIGACRICAVEIEGEPLLKTACNTTVRDGMRIRTFTPAVREARQVALELILSRHPQKCNECVRNGTCELQALAARLQCGEIPFAYRQRPGNPDLSSGAVGRDPSKCVLCRRCVQVCELIQSVGAIAVQGRGYDAWIDTPFSRSLPEVGCVFCGQCIDRCPVGALFEISHVERVWRALEDPEMHVVVQTAPAVRAAIGEEFGLPPGSLVTGQMVAALRRLGFDKVFDTDFTADLTIMEEGHELIDRLQNGGVLPMLTSCSPGWINFIEHFYPSLLPHLSTCKSPQQMFGALAKTYYAQKAGIDPSKIFVVSVMPCTAKKAEAARPEMRDSGFQDVDAVLTTREAARMMKEAGIDLSKLEPEDFDLPLGISTGAGVIFGVTGGVMEAALRTVYEVVSGKKLEQLEISPVRGMEGIREAEISLDGVQVRAAVAHGLANARRLMDKIVAGEANYHFIEIMACPGGCLSGGGQPYPTTPEIRQKRAQAIYEADRRLPLRKSHENPVVQELYREFLGRPNSHRAHELLHTHYTPKPLYATEAV
- a CDS encoding DUF3078 domain-containing protein gives rise to the protein MTRKVNLSLCAILSTLALATADGVAETEKAQAPSVKKSVVAALNITQLQYKDWAAGGEDALSYVAQLNSDFERKGERVQWQLTGKFAFGQTQFGNGELRNSTDQIDVDTALSYRLGEAINPFLGAGLRTQFATGYDYRKKPPERRSAFRDPLYLSQTAGINLTTRAGFRSRVGIGLQETFTRRYPMYADNPKTPEVERYKIEAGVQSTSSWRAKLGKTLVYDGRLRLFSNFAHIDVVDVQWDNVVTAQVAKYVAVNLTVNVLYDKDVTLRTQVKQQLAIGLTYNLF
- the nuoF gene encoding NADH-quinone oxidoreductase subunit NuoF, whose amino-acid sequence is MSMRGPKRHLLIPIDPYTLSKGAERVKAALDKALALSNLTDTVRVVETGTVGHHEHGVLLIVYPDGVVYGDVTVDNIPQIVREHLQENRVVEGLVVRDVRIGPFDTRARRVEKQVRLVLRNVGLIDPESIEDYIAHEGYEAAARALTSLSPEQVLETVKASGIQGRGGAGFPTGVKWSFAAREKAPQKYIVCNADEGEPGTFKDRLILEGDPHSVLEGMLLAGYAVGATKGYVYIRGEYRMSIARMRKAIDQARSKGLLGRNILGSGFDFDVEVREGAGAYICGEETALLESMEGKRGEPRNKPPFPPQAGLWGMPTVVNNVETLANIPLIVKNGASWYRQFGTPTCPGTKVFTLVGNIVSPGLIEVPMGITLREVIFDIGHGIPRGRGFLFAQTGGTTGGILAAGELDVPMAYDTLRQVGSGLGSGALLVVDDSNCVVDLVQNFVEFFNHESCGKCTLCREGTGRLLEILHRLTSGQGDPRDIDLIRRLSVNMKRAAFCGLGQAAPTPILGALQRFEEIFREHAESHTCRAGVCRMRAEVAA
- the nuoE gene encoding NADH-quinone oxidoreductase subunit NuoE, with the protein product MAVSEDAIQGSGAEPRASLIELLKRMQETHGCLSQEVLTKVAAETGLPLSKIYGVATFYTLLTTRPKGRYRIFFCKNAPCHVRGARRVLEAIVEYLGVQPGETTPDGLFTLELTSCLGLCAVAPAMMVGDDVYGNLTPQKAMAILEDYRTRERNEHAWS
- a CDS encoding (2Fe-2S) ferredoxin domain-containing protein, encoding MKETSKFRELREAVRKDRSAQDASKRVKITIGMGSCGLAAGARETFAALLRAIEREGVEDVVLFPTGCQGLCSEEPLVTVETEGQRVVYARVDAETAERIVVDHLVKGRVVAQHLLMMGEAAVAA